Part of the Deltaproteobacteria bacterium HGW-Deltaproteobacteria-6 genome, CCGAAACCCCGCATATTGAATTCGGCGCTGATGTGCAAAAGGGTGAGACGGTGTTTTTTATCCGTGATAACGGCGCGGGGTTCAACATGGAATATGTCGACAGGATTTTCGAAGCGTTTCAGCGCCTTCACCGGATGGAAGAATTCCCGGGAACGGGGATCGGGCTTGCAACCGTCCAGCGAATTATTAACCGTCACGGCGGGCGAATCCGGGCCGAAGGCGAACCGGGAAAGGGGGCCACGTTCTTCTTCACCCTGGGCGAGTGAAAAAGAGATTACCCAAGATATTTGAAAGTCAGACCGTTTCTTATTTAAAAGCGTCTGATATAAAAGTCGGACTGCTTGTCAATTTTGGCAATAAGAGCTGTGAAATAAGAAGGCTAATGATATGAAGAAAGATTACAGAATGAAGAACACGATTACAACGATTGTAAAATCGCTGTAATCATCCCCGAAGGAGTTATTATGTTGAGCCCCCTGAGAGTGCTGATGGTTGAGGATTCGGAAGACGATGCCTTGCTCCTGATTCGAACGCTGAGAAAGAACGGCTATGAACCGACAGCTGAGCGGGTGCAAACATCGGAAGACATGACTCTGGCTCTGTTGCGTCAACCCTGGGATATTATCTTGTGTGATTTTCATCTGCCGGGTTTCAGCGGCATCGACGCCATTGCGCTTGCAAAAAAAATGAATGTCGATATTCCCATCATCGTTGTATCCGGCGCCATTGGCGAGGAAATGGCCATGGATTGCATCCACCGCGGAGCATCCGACTATATTATGAAAGGCAATCTGACGCGTCTTGGGCTGGCAGTGAAGCGAGAGCTGCAGGAGAAGGAGATGCGTGCCAGGCAAAAAAAGGACGAAGAGGCGCTGCGCCAAAGCGAAGAAAAATACCGGACGATACTGGAAAGCATCGGGGATGGTTACTACGAGGCGGATATAGACGGCAACTTTACTTTTTTCAATAATGCCTTATGCCGGATATGGGGATATCCTCCAGAGGAGCTGATGGGCATGAACAACCGGGCCTATACGGATGAAGAAACGGCCCAAAAATTATATCAGGCTCATAACAAAGTTTACCGCACAGGAGAACCGGGCCGGTTATTCGATTATGAAATCATACAAAAGAATGGAGACAGAAAGGTCATCCAGTCATCTTTTACCCTGCTTAAGGATCAAGACGGTAAAGCCATCGGTTTCAGAGGAATCGTCCGCGATATCACAGACCTTAAACAGATGGATAAAGAGCGCCAGCACAGTCTGGAACAGCTGAGGAAATCACTGGAGGCAACCATTCATGCCATGGCGGTGACCGTGGAAGCGAGAGATCCTTACACGGCCGGACACCAGCGACGGGTGGCCGATCTTGCGTACGCCATCGCCCTGGAGCTGCATTTGGAAAACAACCGGCTCAGTGGCCTGCGCATGGCCAGCACCATTCATGATCTGGGAAAAATTTCCATTCCCTCCGAAATTCTCACCAAGCCGACTAAACTGTCCAATATAGAATTTGAAATCGTTAAAACACATGCCCAGGCCGGGTATGACATATTGAAGGATATTGATTTCCCCTGGCCGATTGCCCGGATCGTGCATGAGCATCACGAGCGGATGGATGGATCCGGGTATCCCAATCATTTAAAAGGAGAGGATACTCTGCTGGAATCGAAAATACTGACGGTCGCCGATGTGGTGGAAGCCATGGCCTCCCACCGTCCTTACCGTGCGTCCCTCGGCATCGAGCCGGCATTGAATGAAATCATTAAGAACAGGGGCATTCTCTATGATCCGGATATTGTGGACGTCTGTCTGCGATTGTTCAGGGAAAAGAGATTCAACTTTAAAGCGTAAAATGATTACAGCGATTTCAAAAAAACGATTACAATGATTAGAGGCAGCGATTACAGCGATTTTTTATCGCCGTAATCATCTTTTAGAATCGCCGTAATCTTTCCTTTCCAGGAGGAAACATGTTAACACCTCTGAAAGTGTTGATGGTTGAAGATTCGGAAGACGACGCTTTGCTCCTGATCCGCACGTTGAATAAGAGCGGCTATCAGACGGAGGCCGAACGGGTGCAGACGGCGGAGGACATGACCCTTGCCCTGTCGCGTCAACCCTGGGATATTATTTTGTGCGATTACAATCTGCCGGGGTTCAGCGGCCTCGACGCCATCGGGATTCTGAAAAAATCAAATCTTGATATTCCCCTGATCGTTGTTTCCGGCACCATCGGCGAGGAAACGGCCCTGGACTGCATTCACCGCGGGGCTTCCGATTATATTATGAAAGGCAATCTGACGCGTCTCGGCCTGGCTGTTCAGCGTGAACTGGAAAAGAAGGCGATGCGCGTCAGGCAAAAGCAGGACGAAGAGGCGCTGCGGCAGAGCGAGGAAAAATTTAAAACCATTGCGAATTATACCGTGGATTGGGAATCGTGGTTTGGACCGGACGGAAAATATCTCTGGGTTAATCCGGCCGTGGAGCGCATTACCGGCTATTCGGCGGATGAAGTTCTGGCTATGCCGGATTTTATTTCCGTGATCATCGCCGAAGAAGACCGCGGCTCGTTTTTACAGCACTTTCAAAAAGCTCTTACCGGAACCCGGGGCGAAAACTTTGAAATCCAGTATTTTCATAAGAACGGCGCAAAACTCTGGTTGAGTGTTTCCTGGCAGCCGGTCTTTGACGCATATGACAATTTTCTGGGTATCCGCACCAGCGGCCGCAATATTTCAGCCGTCAAAAAGGCCGAGGAAGAACACCGCAATCTGGAGAAGCAACTGTTTGAGGCGCAGAAGATGGAAGCCATGGGTACACTGGCAGGCGGCATCGCGCACGATTTTAATAATATATTAAGCGGCATCATGGGCTATGCGGAACTGGCCGGACATCAAAAGGATGAAGTCATCCGCCGCCAGAACATTCAGCAAATTCTGAACGCGGCGGAACGCGCCAGGAATCTGGTTAAGCAGATCCTGTCCTTCAGCCGCCATGTGGAGCCGGATAAAAAACCGACGGATTTGCAGACGGTTGTGCAGGAAGCCATGAGGCTCCTGCGCGCCACAATACCCAAGACCATCGAAATGAGACAGGAGCTGGCCGATCAGCCGTTCGTCATCCATGCCGATTACACACAGATGCACCAGGTCATCATGAACATCTGCACAAATGCCGCTCACGTCATGGGGGAAAAAGGCGGTATTCTGAGCGTGCGTCTGGCCAGGAAAAATCTTTCCGCCGGGCGGGCAAGCGAGCTTCATTTAAAACCGGGAGACTACGTCAGGCTCAGCATATCCGACACGGGAGAAGGCATTGATCCGGCCATCATCGGCAGGATTTTCGATCCGTTTTTCACGACCAAAAAAGTCGGCGAAGGAACAGGCCTCGGTCTGTCCGTCGTTTACGGCATTGTGAAAAATCACGATGGAATCGTGCAGGCGGCAAGCAAACCCGGTCAGGGAGCGACTTTCCACATCTATCTGCCCTGCCTCACGGGACAAAAGGCCGAAGCCGAATCATCAGAGGCCGAACAAATTCCTGGCGGTTCCGAACGCATCCTTTTCGTCGATGACGAAGAAGAATTAGTCGAATTAGCGCACAATATGCTGACCGGACTCGGCTACTCGGTCACAACCTGCACGGACAGCGCGGAAGCGCTGAAGATTTTTCAGGCTGATTCCGGCCAGTTTGATGTGATCATCACCGATATGACCATGCCGCGCCTGTCCGGCAGTGAACTGGCGCAGCAGATTATCAAACTGCGGCCTCATCAGCCCATTATTCTCTGCACAGGATACAGTTCCTACATCAATGCCGAAAAAGCGGCCCGGCTGGGTATCAAAGCTTTTCTCCTCAAACCGGTTACCAGGCGGAAGCTGGCAGAAGCCGTGAGAAAGGCGATTGATGAAAATGATGGCGGAAGTTCTTCCCGCTGATCCTTTTTTTGTACCCTTGTCTCCCGCAATCTTTACCGGCTTGACAATGGCGGAATACATCGTTAAGATATTCCCAGTAATTGCCGATAGTTAATATGCAAAGCAAAGAACTCGCAAAAATGCCGCAAACGCTGCCGTTACCGCAAATAACCTTCAGGTATTCAGGCCACGCGCGGGAATGAGAAAAATGGGGCGGCTTTTACGAAACCGTCAACAGGACATGAGGAGAATATTTATGGATACACAGCCTGATAAAAAGCAGGTTCAGGAATGGTCGGACTGGCAAAAACATCTGAATGAATATCTCGTGGATTCCGTGCAGCGATCGATCATTTTTACGGATATTCTCCGCAAAAGAGGAAACAACTACATCAAACATATCCGCAGCGGCCAGCCGCCGGTGCTGACGTTTAACTATGAGCTGATCCTCAATGCCAAGAATTTCCAGCATCCCGCCAATTACGCGCTGGTCAGAATCTCCGACCGCCGCAAGAAGGATGCGGCGCCCGGCCATGGGGAACGCCGCCAAAAGAGCAAGGAACGTCCGGAAAAGCCCAAAAGGCCGATTGTGATCATTGATCCGCGCGCCGGCCACGGCCCGGGCATCGGCGGTTCCAAACGCGACTCGGAAATAGGCATGGCTCTGGAGCACGGCCATCCGGTTTATTTTATCCTGTTTTACACCGATCCCATTCCCGGCCAGACCCTCCCGGATGTTATAGAAGCCATCGAGAAGTTCATTGAGAAGGTTGTCGAACTGAATCCCTACGCCGACGCGCCGGCCGTCATGGGCAACTGTCAGGCGGGCTGGGGTGCGGCGCTGGCGTACGCGGACCGGCCCGGCATCGGCGGGCCGCTGGTGCTGAACGGTGCGCCGCTGTCTTACTGGAGCGGTGTCTCCGGCGTCAATCCCATGCGTTATAAGGGAGGCCTTCTGGGCGGCGTGTGGGTCAATTCCCTTTTAAGCGATCTGGGCAACGGCGTTTTTGACGGCGCCAACCTGGTTCTGAACATGGAGCTCTTGAATCCGGCCAATACCTTCTGGGCCAAGCAGTATAATGTTTATTCACAGCTGGACACGGAAGAGGAGCGCTACCTTAACTTTGAAAAATGGTGGGGCGGTTTCTTCATGATGAACACCGACGAAATCCACTATATCGTCAACAACCTCTTCGTCGGCAACAAACTCGAACGCGGCAAACTCGAACTGCGCGAAGGACAAAAGCTCAGCCTGAAAAATATTTCAAGTCCGATCCTGGTATTCGCGTCGATGGGCGATAACATTACCCCGGCCCAGCAGGCGCTCAACTGGATTCCCCGCGTTTACAGCTCTGTGGAAGACATTAAAAGACACGGCCAGGTTATTGTTTACATCGTTCACAAAGACATCGGCCATCTGGGAATTTTCGTCGCCGGTTCCGTTGCCAAAAAGGAACACAATCAAATCATCAGCAACTTTGACATGATTGATTTTCTGCCGCCCGGCCTTTACGAGATGGTGATCGAAGGCGATATCAAGAGCGAAAAATTTACCACGGATTTTGCGCCGCGCACCTTTGCCGACATCGCTGCTTATGACGACGGAACATCTGATGAAACGGATTTCAGCGTGGTGGCCAAGGTATCCGAGGCCAACGACAACCTGTATCAGCTGCTGGCGCGTCCGTGGGTGAAATTCTGGTCCACGGAACTGGGCGCGGAAATCATCCGTTATCTGCATCCGCTGCGCACTCAGCGATATCTGTTTGCCGACATCAACCCCCTGATGCGCCCGCTGAAAAACATCGCCTCCATAACCAGGCAGAACCGCAAGCCCGCGGCGGCGGATAATCCGTTTACAGCCATGGAAAAAGATTTTGCCGCATATATCGACGGTATCCTGGATATTTACCGTGACTATCGCGATCTCAATCAGGAAACCTTGTTTAAACAGATTTACAGCAGTGACTGGCTCAGACGTCTCTTCCCGCCCCTTGAGGCGGAACCGTCCCTGGAGGAGCAGGAGGAGCGCGCCGATTATGATAAGCGGCTTCTGGCGATGGAGCAGGGAGGGGTGGCTGAAGGTCTTATTCGCGTCTATATGGCCACGGCCAGAATCAGCCGGGGTGTCAAAAGGCAGCATTATGAAATCGGAACGGAAATCGCCGTTACGCACAAGGTATTGAGCAAACTGCGTCCGTCTCAGTTTAAAAAGATCATGCAGGAGCAGACCGCCATTCTCCAGGCTGATGAGGAAAAAGCCA contains:
- a CDS encoding histidine kinase, translating into MLSPLRVLMVEDSEDDALLLIRTLRKNGYEPTAERVQTSEDMTLALLRQPWDIILCDFHLPGFSGIDAIALAKKMNVDIPIIVVSGAIGEEMAMDCIHRGASDYIMKGNLTRLGLAVKRELQEKEMRARQKKDEEALRQSEEKYRTILESIGDGYYEADIDGNFTFFNNALCRIWGYPPEELMGMNNRAYTDEETAQKLYQAHNKVYRTGEPGRLFDYEIIQKNGDRKVIQSSFTLLKDQDGKAIGFRGIVRDITDLKQMDKERQHSLEQLRKSLEATIHAMAVTVEARDPYTAGHQRRVADLAYAIALELHLENNRLSGLRMASTIHDLGKISIPSEILTKPTKLSNIEFEIVKTHAQAGYDILKDIDFPWPIARIVHEHHERMDGSGYPNHLKGEDTLLESKILTVADVVEAMASHRPYRASLGIEPALNEIIKNRGILYDPDIVDVCLRLFREKRFNFKA
- a CDS encoding hybrid sensor histidine kinase/response regulator is translated as MLTPLKVLMVEDSEDDALLLIRTLNKSGYQTEAERVQTAEDMTLALSRQPWDIILCDYNLPGFSGLDAIGILKKSNLDIPLIVVSGTIGEETALDCIHRGASDYIMKGNLTRLGLAVQRELEKKAMRVRQKQDEEALRQSEEKFKTIANYTVDWESWFGPDGKYLWVNPAVERITGYSADEVLAMPDFISVIIAEEDRGSFLQHFQKALTGTRGENFEIQYFHKNGAKLWLSVSWQPVFDAYDNFLGIRTSGRNISAVKKAEEEHRNLEKQLFEAQKMEAMGTLAGGIAHDFNNILSGIMGYAELAGHQKDEVIRRQNIQQILNAAERARNLVKQILSFSRHVEPDKKPTDLQTVVQEAMRLLRATIPKTIEMRQELADQPFVIHADYTQMHQVIMNICTNAAHVMGEKGGILSVRLARKNLSAGRASELHLKPGDYVRLSISDTGEGIDPAIIGRIFDPFFTTKKVGEGTGLGLSVVYGIVKNHDGIVQAASKPGQGATFHIYLPCLTGQKAEAESSEAEQIPGGSERILFVDDEEELVELAHNMLTGLGYSVTTCTDSAEALKIFQADSGQFDVIITDMTMPRLSGSELAQQIIKLRPHQPIILCTGYSSYINAEKAARLGIKAFLLKPVTRRKLAEAVRKAIDENDGGSSSR
- a CDS encoding poly(3-hydroxyalkanoate) synthetase, coding for MRKMGRLLRNRQQDMRRIFMDTQPDKKQVQEWSDWQKHLNEYLVDSVQRSIIFTDILRKRGNNYIKHIRSGQPPVLTFNYELILNAKNFQHPANYALVRISDRRKKDAAPGHGERRQKSKERPEKPKRPIVIIDPRAGHGPGIGGSKRDSEIGMALEHGHPVYFILFYTDPIPGQTLPDVIEAIEKFIEKVVELNPYADAPAVMGNCQAGWGAALAYADRPGIGGPLVLNGAPLSYWSGVSGVNPMRYKGGLLGGVWVNSLLSDLGNGVFDGANLVLNMELLNPANTFWAKQYNVYSQLDTEEERYLNFEKWWGGFFMMNTDEIHYIVNNLFVGNKLERGKLELREGQKLSLKNISSPILVFASMGDNITPAQQALNWIPRVYSSVEDIKRHGQVIVYIVHKDIGHLGIFVAGSVAKKEHNQIISNFDMIDFLPPGLYEMVIEGDIKSEKFTTDFAPRTFADIAAYDDGTSDETDFSVVAKVSEANDNLYQLLARPWVKFWSTELGAEIIRYLHPLRTQRYLFADINPLMRPLKNIASITRQNRKPAAADNPFTAMEKDFAAYIDGILDIYRDYRDLNQETLFKQIYSSDWLRRLFPPLEAEPSLEEQEERADYDKRLLAMEQGGVAEGLIRVYMATARISRGVKRQHYEIGTEIAVTHKVLSKLRPSQFKKIMQEQTAILQADEEKAINALSVLIKNKDDRMEALSIARRLFLADGAYNDDEKIMLEKIKKGLKL